In Pseudomonadota bacterium, a single genomic region encodes these proteins:
- a CDS encoding uracil-DNA glycosylase, with product MGVDEIVGESPQNRLNLSDNESFLNFSALKKELAQSQSKKTFIPKEAPQSIKNEENHSKMENIFHKSSLERFSPDAQQGSAYALSRKAQTLEELKNIMKTFEGCALKKTATNLVFGEGNEKASLMVIGEAPGADEDRLGRPFVGVSGQLLDKMFATIGLSRKENIYISNIIPWRPPGNRTPTPSEIAVCLPFLERHIELIGPKYLCFVGGVSTKALLNTTEGIIRLRGKWHGYKMPHLSTPIPALAMYHPAYLLRSPSKKREAWRDLLTLKAVLDTKN from the coding sequence ATGGGCGTTGATGAAATCGTTGGTGAAAGTCCTCAAAATAGACTGAATCTTTCTGACAATGAATCTTTTCTAAACTTCTCTGCATTAAAGAAAGAACTCGCTCAATCTCAGTCAAAAAAAACTTTCATACCAAAAGAAGCCCCTCAGAGCATCAAAAATGAAGAAAATCATTCAAAGATGGAAAACATCTTTCATAAATCTTCTTTAGAGCGCTTTTCGCCCGATGCACAACAAGGAAGTGCTTATGCACTTTCTAGAAAAGCACAAACTTTAGAGGAGTTAAAGAATATTATGAAGACTTTTGAGGGTTGTGCTTTAAAGAAAACAGCAACGAATCTTGTCTTTGGAGAAGGAAATGAAAAAGCGTCCCTCATGGTCATTGGAGAAGCTCCGGGTGCCGATGAAGATCGATTAGGACGTCCCTTTGTTGGAGTGAGTGGGCAACTGCTTGATAAAATGTTTGCAACCATAGGATTAAGCCGAAAAGAAAATATTTACATTTCTAATATCATTCCCTGGCGTCCACCTGGAAATCGTACGCCAACTCCTTCAGAAATTGCCGTATGCCTTCCTTTTTTAGAAAGGCATATTGAGTTAATTGGCCCAAAGTATTTATGTTTTGTAGGAGGAGTATCAACAAAAGCTCTTCTAAATACGACAGAAGGGATTATTCGACTTCGGGGAAAATGGCATGGATACAAAATGCCTCATCTTTCAACACCTATTCCTGCGCTTGCAATGTACCATCCCGCCTATCTTTTAAGATCTCCCTCTAAAAAAAGAGAAGCTTGGCGAGATCTTTTAACGTTAAAAGCTGTTCTGGATACAAAAAACTAA
- a CDS encoding DsbA family protein: MNKLKLICVWLLFLSLGMGWGTPLHSKQPCLKGNPHNIIVEQEVVLGNPQAPVVIICYSSFTCLHCAQFHLKVFPFLKQKYIDTGRAFYIMRDYPLDGISLKASQLARAEGVSNYIKNAEVFYYRQKEWITSKNPEKILQKLVKAGGASEQDIQNILKNKDVLKIILSQRLEAQKKLGITHTPTFIINGRKVEGYMSFEQLEKYLEEAENC, from the coding sequence ATGAATAAGCTAAAATTGATATGCGTCTGGTTACTTTTTTTAAGTCTTGGAATGGGATGGGGAACTCCTCTTCATTCTAAGCAACCATGCTTAAAGGGAAATCCACATAATATTATTGTAGAGCAAGAAGTTGTTCTTGGTAATCCTCAAGCTCCTGTTGTTATTATATGTTATTCTTCTTTTACATGTCTTCATTGTGCACAATTTCATCTCAAAGTCTTTCCGTTTTTGAAGCAAAAGTATATTGATACGGGACGTGCATTTTATATTATGCGAGATTATCCTTTAGATGGCATTTCTCTTAAAGCGTCTCAATTAGCGCGTGCTGAAGGGGTTTCTAATTATATAAAAAATGCAGAAGTATTTTATTATCGTCAAAAAGAATGGATAACGTCTAAAAATCCAGAAAAAATCCTCCAAAAGCTGGTTAAAGCAGGGGGTGCTTCTGAACAGGATATTCAAAATATTCTTAAAAATAAAGATGTTCTAAAAATAATTCTTTCTCAAAGACTTGAAGCTCAAAAAAAATTAGGTATTACGCATACACCTACTTTTATTATTAATGGACGAAAAGTTGAAGGTTATATGTCCTTTGAACAATTAGAGAAATATCTTGAAGAAGCCGAAAATTGTTAA
- a CDS encoding cation:proton antiporter, whose protein sequence is MHSVLTHIALVAVAALLGGIILTRLRQPAILGYVFAGVILGPSGLGFVKNIDGISLLAELGILLLLFVIGLELDLHSFKKKWKTSLIIVALQILMSVFLVGGTAKIFGAETGLCVLLGFIGALSSTAVAVKLLESANEFHTPLGQSILGILIAQDLAFVPMILLMRGFGGGGFSSFSIVKVFVSIGFLSFLILFLQKKRNYKVPFDSYIKPHNDMIPLSALAFCFALSALAGILGLSAAYGAFIAGLIMGSSQYQKTLVQATHSIQSILMMVFFLSIGLLLDLKFIYENLGLVLVLLILVSLVKTILNIGILHFIKLPWRMAFLSGVIIAQLGEFSFLLAGVGREIQILDEKGTKYVIALTALSLIFSPIWLHCIRRFKKMRFDQSLTFKEFIKKGFSGELSYLGKVRKNLKFYLNKEVD, encoded by the coding sequence ATGCACTCGGTTTTAACACATATTGCACTTGTTGCTGTGGCTGCTCTTTTGGGAGGCATTATCCTCACGCGCCTGAGACAGCCTGCAATTTTGGGATATGTTTTTGCGGGGGTTATTTTAGGCCCTTCAGGGCTTGGATTTGTAAAGAATATTGATGGAATTTCCCTTTTAGCCGAACTTGGCATTCTTCTCCTCCTTTTTGTCATTGGGCTTGAGTTAGATCTTCACTCTTTTAAAAAGAAGTGGAAAACCTCGCTCATTATTGTTGCCCTTCAAATCTTAATGAGTGTCTTTCTTGTTGGGGGAACTGCAAAGATTTTCGGAGCTGAAACAGGACTTTGTGTTTTACTTGGATTTATTGGAGCTTTAAGCAGCACAGCCGTTGCTGTTAAGTTGCTTGAGAGTGCAAATGAGTTCCACACACCTTTGGGCCAGTCTATTTTAGGTATTTTGATCGCTCAAGATCTTGCCTTCGTTCCAATGATTCTTTTGATGCGTGGGTTTGGAGGAGGGGGATTTTCTTCTTTTTCCATCGTAAAGGTCTTCGTTTCCATAGGATTTTTAAGTTTTCTTATCCTTTTTTTACAAAAAAAAAGAAACTATAAAGTCCCTTTTGATTCTTATATCAAACCCCATAATGATATGATTCCTCTTTCTGCGTTAGCTTTTTGCTTTGCCCTTTCTGCTTTAGCGGGCATTTTAGGGCTTTCAGCTGCGTATGGTGCTTTTATTGCAGGCCTGATTATGGGAAGTAGCCAGTATCAAAAAACATTGGTTCAAGCGACGCATTCTATCCAAAGTATTCTTATGATGGTATTTTTTCTCTCTATCGGCTTGCTTTTAGATCTAAAATTTATCTACGAAAATCTTGGTCTTGTCCTTGTTTTGTTAATCCTTGTAAGTCTTGTAAAAACAATTCTCAACATAGGAATTCTTCATTTTATCAAACTGCCATGGAGGATGGCATTTTTAAGTGGTGTGATTATTGCTCAACTTGGGGAATTTTCTTTTCTTCTCGCGGGCGTTGGAAGAGAAATACAGATTTTAGATGAAAAAGGAACAAAATATGTAATTGCCTTAACGGCTTTATCCTTAATTTTTAGTCCGATTTGGCTTCATTGTATTCGACGCTTTAAGAAAATGAGATTTGACCAATCTTTAACTTTTAAAGAATTTATTAAAAAAGGATTTTCTGGAGAGCTTTCTTATCTTGGGAAAGTACGGAAAAATTTAAAATTTTATCTCAACAAAGAGGTAGATTAA
- a CDS encoding AtpZ/AtpI family protein yields the protein MKKPKIVNIPMPMKNKSLTEEEILNEKIASFRQKPRLFLQTPSQKLGQKQAVSFFRVGSEFVSAIIASVLLGLGIDALFNIQPYGIIGFFVIGSIAGFLNIFRILRQMHRIQKDDVKTEI from the coding sequence TTGAAGAAGCCGAAAATTGTTAATATTCCAATGCCCATGAAAAATAAATCTTTAACAGAAGAAGAAATTTTAAACGAGAAAATTGCATCTTTTCGACAAAAGCCGAGACTTTTTCTTCAAACCCCCTCACAAAAGTTGGGGCAGAAACAAGCTGTTTCATTTTTTCGTGTTGGAAGTGAGTTTGTCTCAGCAATTATTGCAAGTGTTCTTTTGGGCCTTGGAATAGATGCTTTATTTAATATACAACCTTATGGAATTATAGGATTTTTTGTAATTGGAAGCATTGCGGGGTTTTTAAATATTTTCAGAATTTTAAGACAAATGCATCGCATACAAAAAGATGATGTAAAAACTGAAATTTAA
- a CDS encoding 4a-hydroxytetrahydrobiopterin dehydratase → MSLSEHSCLPCQKGMTALKKNEADILLEELGKNWKIQEEGHLYKSFDFPNFMKAMDFSNQIASLAEKEGHHPNLKISWGKCEVEIWTHKLNGLSKSDFFLAAKIDKLL, encoded by the coding sequence ATGAGCTTATCAGAACACTCTTGTCTGCCTTGCCAAAAAGGAATGACTGCCTTAAAGAAAAATGAAGCAGATATACTGCTCGAAGAGCTTGGAAAAAACTGGAAAATTCAAGAAGAAGGACATCTTTATAAGAGTTTTGACTTTCCTAACTTTATGAAGGCCATGGATTTTTCGAATCAAATTGCTTCTCTTGCTGAAAAAGAGGGTCATCATCCTAACTTAAAGATTTCCTGGGGAAAGTGTGAAGTAGAAATCTGGACCCATAAATTGAATGGTTTGAGTAAAAGCGATTTTTTTCTTGCGGCCAAGATTGATAAACTACTTTAA
- a CDS encoding ribonuclease HII — protein sequence MKPTFETEALFLPKFVIGVDEVGYGAWAGPVIVGAVALDISALPSDLLNKINDSKSLSFKKRENVYESFMSYSGKGIYFSLDHATNQEVDALNVRGATQRAMKRAVEKLLNQYPAFLWGGILVDGTHAPNFSLKTQCIVGGDRKCLSIAAASIVAKVTRDRMMQRLSEEYPHYAWDKNVGYGTKHHQEGLKSFGPSPHHRMSYKPLQAFM from the coding sequence ATGAAACCAACTTTTGAAACCGAAGCTTTATTTTTACCAAAATTTGTTATCGGTGTTGATGAAGTGGGTTATGGAGCATGGGCAGGTCCTGTTATTGTGGGGGCTGTGGCTCTTGATATTTCTGCGCTTCCTTCGGATCTTTTGAATAAGATTAATGATTCTAAAAGCTTATCTTTCAAAAAACGTGAAAATGTTTATGAGAGTTTTATGTCATATTCTGGAAAAGGTATTTATTTTTCGCTCGATCACGCGACAAATCAAGAAGTGGACGCATTGAATGTTCGTGGGGCTACACAAAGGGCTATGAAGCGTGCGGTTGAAAAACTCTTAAATCAATATCCAGCTTTTTTATGGGGCGGTATTTTGGTTGATGGAACGCATGCTCCTAACTTTTCTCTTAAAACACAATGTATTGTTGGAGGAGATCGAAAATGTCTTTCCATTGCAGCAGCATCTATTGTCGCAAAAGTGACGCGCGATAGAATGATGCAAAGACTTTCAGAAGAATATCCGCACTATGCTTGGGATAAAAATGTGGGATATGGGACAAAACATCATCAAGAGGGATTAAAATCTTTCGGCCCAAGTCCGCATCATCGTATGAGTTATAAGCCCTTGCAGGCTTTTATGTGA
- a CDS encoding DUF721 domain-containing protein has translation MQKNKFIKRRGTYAVPQSIGLRIERLLEPFIRSHGFSEARIILDWEKIMGVSLASQTQPQKISFLKGQRGNGTLTLLVTSAIAPEILHLSPQIIERINGYFGYKAIEKIVLKHGLIKSSLSQHKENASSIRRKLEENEIQEIRSLVAEIPDENLKNVLSNLGVHIMEKKNA, from the coding sequence ATGCAAAAAAACAAATTTATCAAACGTCGTGGAACTTATGCTGTTCCCCAATCTATTGGTCTTCGCATTGAGCGACTTTTAGAGCCTTTTATAAGGTCTCATGGATTTTCTGAAGCACGGATCATTCTTGATTGGGAAAAAATCATGGGAGTTTCTTTAGCAAGTCAAACACAACCTCAAAAAATTTCATTTTTAAAGGGTCAACGGGGGAATGGAACTTTAACACTTCTTGTCACAAGCGCCATTGCGCCTGAAATCTTGCATCTTTCTCCCCAAATTATAGAACGCATTAATGGATATTTTGGATATAAGGCAATTGAAAAGATTGTTTTAAAGCATGGCCTCATAAAAAGCTCTCTTTCACAACATAAAGAGAATGCTTCTTCTATTCGTAGAAAATTAGAAGAGAATGAAATTCAAGAAATTAGAAGTCTTGTTGCTGAAATACCAGACGAAAACCTTAAAAACGTTCTTTCTAATCTTGGGGTTCATATTATGGAAAAAAAGAACGCTTAA
- a CDS encoding GrpB family protein — protein MSRILEIISYDPLWPKMFEEEAQKIKAALGENYSSLYHIGSTSVVSLAAKPIIDILLVVNKITDSYPEALASLDYKFRGRIVSPLSNFYQKGIPQPQFHLHLYEEGDEAIGLHLSLQHYLRNHPSEIISYSQLKFHLQEKYKDKNDYAQYRIEKAPFIEDLLQKAKFEGLTLNYIESSLNKNASEKDWIIFKEFQKEEFLNFKDDDTLFNACISEKDHLYFSLKKGLTVVTVAHVVMLDSHKAFLKSIATFDSLEGKKYAQKIFELLQKWANSHHYHWVQDTMFSKINSI, from the coding sequence ATGAGTCGCATTCTTGAAATTATTTCCTATGATCCATTGTGGCCAAAAATGTTTGAAGAAGAAGCCCAAAAGATCAAAGCGGCTTTGGGAGAAAATTATTCCTCACTTTATCATATTGGATCAACCTCAGTTGTCTCTCTTGCAGCTAAGCCAATTATTGATATTCTTTTGGTTGTAAATAAAATAACAGACTCTTATCCAGAAGCTTTGGCTTCACTTGATTATAAATTTAGAGGCAGGATCGTAAGTCCTCTGAGTAACTTTTATCAAAAAGGTATACCCCAACCTCAATTTCATCTTCATCTTTATGAAGAAGGAGATGAAGCAATAGGACTTCATTTATCTCTTCAACATTATTTAAGAAATCATCCTTCAGAAATCATTTCTTATAGTCAGCTCAAATTTCATTTGCAGGAAAAATATAAAGATAAGAATGATTATGCCCAATATCGTATTGAAAAAGCTCCGTTTATTGAGGATCTTCTTCAAAAAGCAAAATTTGAAGGATTAACTTTAAATTATATAGAATCTTCTTTAAATAAGAATGCTTCTGAAAAAGATTGGATCATTTTTAAAGAATTTCAAAAAGAAGAATTTTTAAATTTTAAAGATGATGATACACTCTTTAACGCGTGCATTTCAGAAAAAGATCATCTTTATTTCAGTTTAAAAAAAGGCCTGACAGTTGTTACTGTTGCACATGTTGTTATGCTTGACTCTCATAAAGCTTTTTTGAAATCAATCGCTACATTTGATTCTCTTGAAGGAAAAAAATATGCTCAAAAAATTTTTGAATTACTCCAAAAATGGGCAAATTCTCATCATTACCATTGGGTGCAAGACACCATGTTTTCTAAAATAAATTCAATTTAG
- the glmS gene encoding glutamine--fructose-6-phosphate transaminase (isomerizing), producing MCGIIGVVGTKEAVPFLMEGLRRLKYRGYDSAGIATVENGVFHRVRAEGKLEFLEAKLEACHVPGTIGIGHTRWATHGLPVERNAHPHSNGKVALVHNGIIENFVELYQELASKGAVFETETDTEVVVHLLTDYLLSGKTPKEAMQLTLSRLKGAFALAVLFKDFPDLLMGARQGPPLAVGYKDTEMFLASDALALAPFTQKISYLEDGDWVVLTSSKATIYNQKGDEISRPIHTTALTGELIGKGKYRHFMEKEIHEQPLVISETLQSYIQPLTQSIGLPPFPENISHIERIVIVACGTSYYAGMIGKYWLESLTGLPVDVDIASEFRYRESPLSSKTLCLFISQSGETADTLAALMDAKSKGALIVSIVNVAESSIDRASDTTLLTHAGPEIGVASTKAFSCQLTVLACFSVGFAKLRGKLSSQQEHTYIQDLLMLPSLLTHVLDVEESIKKICPELAQARDVLFLGRSLLFPVALEGALKLKELSYIHAEGYAGGELKHGPIALIDDQMPVVVLASSELFLDKTVSNIQEIMARSAKVIALGDEHALEKIGKSLHAKVVLPNVPGWIVPIIYTIPVQLLAYHTAVLKGTDVDQPRNLAKSVTVE from the coding sequence ATGTGTGGAATTATTGGTGTTGTGGGAACCAAAGAGGCTGTTCCATTTCTTATGGAAGGATTAAGAAGGCTTAAATATCGAGGGTATGATTCTGCAGGCATTGCAACCGTTGAAAACGGCGTATTTCATCGTGTTCGTGCTGAAGGAAAATTAGAGTTTTTAGAAGCAAAACTTGAAGCATGTCATGTTCCTGGAACGATTGGGATTGGGCATACCCGTTGGGCAACGCATGGACTTCCTGTTGAACGCAATGCCCATCCTCATAGCAATGGGAAAGTTGCGCTTGTACACAATGGTATTATCGAAAATTTTGTTGAACTCTATCAAGAGTTAGCTTCTAAAGGAGCGGTTTTTGAAACAGAGACAGATACGGAAGTTGTTGTGCATCTTTTAACAGATTATCTTCTCTCTGGAAAAACCCCCAAAGAAGCCATGCAGTTAACGCTGAGTCGTTTAAAAGGAGCTTTTGCACTTGCTGTCTTATTTAAAGATTTCCCCGATCTTTTAATGGGTGCACGCCAAGGTCCTCCTTTGGCGGTTGGGTATAAAGACACTGAAATGTTTTTAGCATCCGATGCACTTGCTCTCGCACCTTTTACGCAAAAAATATCTTATTTGGAAGATGGGGATTGGGTTGTTTTAACCTCTTCAAAAGCAACAATTTATAATCAAAAAGGAGATGAGATTTCGCGTCCCATCCATACAACGGCTTTAACAGGAGAGCTTATCGGAAAAGGAAAATACAGACACTTTATGGAAAAAGAAATCCATGAGCAACCCCTTGTCATTTCTGAAACACTTCAAAGTTACATTCAACCTTTAACACAATCCATAGGGCTTCCTCCTTTTCCTGAAAATATTTCTCATATTGAGCGTATTGTCATTGTTGCCTGTGGAACATCTTATTATGCTGGAATGATTGGAAAATACTGGTTGGAATCTTTAACAGGCTTACCTGTTGATGTTGATATTGCCTCTGAATTTCGGTATAGAGAGAGTCCCCTTTCTTCTAAAACACTTTGTTTATTTATTTCACAATCTGGAGAAACAGCAGATACGCTTGCTGCTTTAATGGATGCAAAATCCAAAGGTGCGTTGATTGTCTCGATTGTAAATGTCGCAGAAAGCAGCATTGACAGAGCCTCTGATACTACGCTTTTAACGCATGCCGGTCCTGAAATTGGCGTTGCCTCAACAAAGGCTTTTAGTTGTCAATTGACAGTGCTTGCTTGTTTTAGTGTTGGATTTGCAAAATTGCGTGGAAAACTCTCTTCTCAGCAAGAGCACACCTATATTCAAGACCTTCTTATGCTTCCATCCCTTCTTACGCATGTTCTTGATGTGGAAGAGAGCATTAAGAAAATTTGTCCTGAACTGGCTCAAGCCCGAGATGTTCTTTTTTTAGGGCGCAGCCTTCTTTTTCCAGTTGCGTTAGAAGGCGCTTTAAAGCTTAAAGAGCTCTCCTATATCCATGCTGAAGGGTACGCTGGAGGAGAATTAAAGCATGGTCCTATTGCGCTTATAGATGATCAAATGCCTGTTGTTGTTCTCGCTTCTTCTGAGCTTTTTTTGGACAAAACGGTTTCAAATATCCAAGAGATAATGGCAAGATCTGCAAAAGTTATTGCTTTAGGAGATGAACATGCTCTTGAAAAAATTGGAAAATCCCTCCATGCTAAAGTTGTACTCCCAAATGTGCCTGGCTGGATTGTTCCAATTATTTATACGATTCCTGTCCAACTTCTTGCCTATCATACAGCGGTTTTAAAGGGAACAGATGTTGACCAACCCCGAAATCTTGCTAAATCTGTTACCGTTGAATAA
- a CDS encoding DUF924 domain-containing protein, with protein sequence MAEHPLIENILTFWFSSAKSKTYGQFQPMWFKSTPQIDQAIKLRYEKILEEAKKGRFDDLQKTPEGMLTLILLFDQFPRNMYRNSSKAYETDEKARSLAQKALDLGFDQKLPEFMRPFVYLPFEHSENLKDQEKSIALFESLGNQHFLDYALNHYDIIRRFGRFPFRNKYLKRVNTEEENAFLKENKMM encoded by the coding sequence GTGGCAGAACATCCTTTAATTGAAAATATCTTAACTTTTTGGTTTTCTTCTGCTAAATCAAAAACATATGGTCAATTCCAACCGATGTGGTTTAAGAGTACGCCTCAAATTGATCAAGCAATCAAATTAAGATATGAAAAAATCCTTGAAGAAGCTAAAAAAGGAAGATTTGATGATCTTCAAAAAACGCCTGAAGGCATGTTAACTCTTATCCTTCTCTTTGATCAATTTCCACGGAATATGTATAGAAATTCTTCTAAGGCCTACGAAACTGATGAAAAAGCGCGTTCGTTAGCTCAAAAAGCTCTTGATTTAGGCTTTGATCAAAAACTTCCTGAGTTTATGCGGCCTTTTGTATACCTGCCATTTGAACATAGCGAAAATCTTAAAGATCAGGAAAAATCTATTGCCCTTTTTGAATCCTTAGGAAACCAACATTTTCTTGATTATGCTTTAAATCATTATGATATTATAAGACGCTTTGGGCGTTTTCCATTTCGAAACAAATACCTTAAACGGGTAAATACGGAAGAAGAAAATGCTTTTCTGAAAGAGAATAAAATGATGTAA
- the mutY gene encoding A/G-specific adenine glycosylase — translation METIFSTLKINLFDAHLIQQHLLPWYDKNRRVLPWRALPGHKPNVYHVWLSEIMLQQTTVPTVIPYFLNFIRLWPTVHALSEASLDDILHAWQGLGYYARARNLFKCAQEIATLYKGDFPSSESTLLTLPGIGPYTAAAIAAIAFEKNTSPLDGNIERVLSRVYAIDTPLPTSKSLLKNLARHHTPFQRLGDYAQALMDLGSLVCTPKNPTCFVCPLKDFCRAFQKGKAEIYPLKEEASLKPTRTLDAFWIESKSGALLLEKRPHKGLLGGLVMVPIPYLNKNEENLFFKEEALPLKGVVSHTFTHFHLKVRVLKSFIERDNLSLLENQFWCPLAKISEQALPTLMKKIMRHVL, via the coding sequence ATGGAAACTATTTTTTCAACGTTGAAAATAAATCTTTTTGACGCTCACTTAATCCAACAACACCTTCTGCCGTGGTATGATAAAAACCGTAGGGTACTTCCATGGCGCGCTTTACCAGGGCATAAACCGAATGTTTACCATGTTTGGCTCTCGGAAATCATGCTTCAACAAACAACTGTTCCGACGGTCATTCCTTATTTTTTAAATTTCATCCGTCTTTGGCCAACTGTGCACGCCTTAAGTGAAGCTTCTCTCGATGATATTCTGCATGCATGGCAAGGATTAGGTTATTATGCACGCGCTCGAAATCTTTTTAAATGTGCGCAAGAAATTGCTACCCTTTATAAGGGAGATTTTCCAAGCTCCGAATCAACACTCCTCACATTACCCGGTATTGGACCTTATACAGCAGCTGCGATTGCTGCCATTGCCTTTGAAAAAAATACGTCTCCTTTGGATGGCAATATAGAACGTGTTCTTTCCCGTGTTTATGCCATAGATACACCCCTTCCAACTTCTAAATCTCTTCTTAAGAATTTAGCACGTCATCATACCCCCTTTCAACGGCTCGGCGACTATGCACAAGCCCTTATGGATCTTGGCTCATTGGTTTGCACACCTAAAAACCCAACGTGCTTTGTTTGTCCTTTAAAAGATTTTTGCAGAGCCTTTCAAAAAGGAAAGGCAGAAATTTATCCTTTAAAAGAAGAAGCCTCCTTAAAACCAACACGCACACTTGATGCATTTTGGATTGAAAGCAAGTCGGGAGCTCTCCTACTTGAAAAAAGACCGCACAAAGGCCTTTTAGGTGGTCTCGTTATGGTTCCTATTCCTTATTTAAATAAAAACGAAGAAAATCTTTTTTTTAAAGAAGAGGCTCTTCCTTTAAAAGGGGTTGTTTCCCATACATTTACACATTTTCATTTAAAAGTTCGTGTTTTAAAATCTTTCATCGAAAGAGATAACCTCTCTCTTTTAGAAAATCAATTTTGGTGCCCTCTTGCAAAAATCTCTGAGCAAGCACTTCCCACGCTTATGAAAAAAATTATGCGCCATGTTCTTTAA
- a CDS encoding F0F1 ATP synthase subunit C has product MDVQSAKMIGAGLAVVALLGVGIGIGNIFSSLISAIARNPSARDQLFPIGLLGFALTEAVALFALLIAFLILFL; this is encoded by the coding sequence ATGGATGTTCAATCAGCAAAAATGATTGGTGCCGGCTTAGCTGTCGTTGCTTTGCTTGGTGTTGGTATTGGTATTGGTAATATATTTTCAAGTCTCATTTCAGCTATTGCCCGCAATCCATCTGCGCGCGATCAACTTTTTCCCATTGGGCTTTTGGGCTTTGCTTTAACAGAAGCTGTTGCTCTTTTTGCGCTTTTGATTGCTTTTCTCATTTTGTTTTTATGA
- a CDS encoding CarD family transcriptional regulator: MSHEILFSIGDTVVYPTRGVGCVKDIETQDISGHVLQVYVIQFDQDQLTIRLPLTRAQSSGLRKLSAPDVFHKTSEVLKAPPQIRKIMWSKRAQEFEAKINSGNPLAIAEVLRDLYKIQPNQEQSYSERQIFQAALIRLAREKALVENTTLSQATQEIECSLSSKL; encoded by the coding sequence ATGTCACATGAAATTTTATTTTCTATCGGTGATACTGTTGTTTATCCAACGCGTGGTGTTGGATGTGTCAAAGATATTGAAACACAGGATATCTCTGGTCATGTATTGCAAGTGTATGTTATACAATTTGATCAAGATCAACTGACCATACGTCTTCCTCTTACAAGAGCTCAAAGTTCTGGCCTTCGGAAGCTAAGCGCACCAGACGTCTTTCATAAAACTTCAGAAGTCTTGAAGGCCCCGCCTCAAATTCGGAAAATAATGTGGAGTAAGCGCGCTCAAGAATTTGAAGCAAAAATCAACTCTGGCAATCCGCTTGCGATTGCTGAAGTATTGCGTGATCTTTATAAAATACAACCCAATCAAGAACAATCCTATAGTGAGCGTCAAATTTTTCAAGCAGCTCTTATTCGGCTTGCACGTGAAAAAGCTCTTGTAGAGAACACCACGCTCTCTCAAGCAACTCAAGAGATTGAGTGTAGCCTTTCTTCTAAATTATAA
- a CDS encoding F0F1 ATP synthase subunit A produces the protein MHSPLHQFEVKTLVPMHLGKYDVSFTNASLFMVLGVAFTLIFFMSAMRKKSLIPTKFQLIAEILYRFVAGQLEETAGKEGQVYFPFVFSLFLFILGANLLGMIPYSYTITSQIIVTFSLAMLVFIIITCVGILRHGRRFITYFVPSGVPKILFPLIVPIELISYLSRPVSLSIRLFANMMAGHTMLKVFAIFTVIMGMWGVAPLILNIILTLFEIMVAILQAYVFTILTCIYLHDAIHLH, from the coding sequence ATTCATAGCCCTTTGCATCAATTTGAAGTTAAGACATTGGTTCCTATGCATCTTGGGAAATATGATGTTTCTTTTACAAACGCATCCTTATTTATGGTTTTAGGAGTTGCTTTTACCCTTATTTTTTTTATGAGTGCTATGCGGAAAAAGAGTCTTATTCCTACAAAATTTCAACTTATCGCAGAAATCCTCTATCGGTTTGTGGCTGGGCAACTTGAAGAAACAGCTGGAAAAGAAGGACAAGTCTATTTTCCTTTTGTCTTTTCTTTGTTTCTCTTTATTTTAGGCGCCAATCTTTTGGGAATGATTCCTTATTCTTATACCATTACAAGTCAGATTATTGTTACTTTTTCTTTAGCAATGCTTGTTTTTATTATAATTACCTGTGTGGGTATATTACGACATGGGCGCCGGTTTATAACCTATTTTGTGCCAAGTGGGGTTCCAAAAATTTTATTCCCGCTCATTGTTCCCATTGAATTAATTTCTTATCTTTCTCGGCCAGTGAGTCTTTCTATTCGACTCTTTGCAAATATGATGGCAGGCCATACAATGCTTAAGGTTTTTGCTATTTTTACCGTTATTATGGGTATGTGGGGGGTCGCTCCTCTTATTTTAAATATTATTCTTACCCTTTTTGAAATTATGGTTGCTATCTTACAAGCTTATGTTTTTACAATTTTAACGTGTATTTATTTACATGATGCTATTCATTTGCATTAA